A section of the Roseomonas marmotae genome encodes:
- the clpA gene encoding ATP-dependent Clp protease ATP-binding subunit ClpA, producing the protein MLSRNLEQTLHRALALANDRRHEYATLEHLLLALVDDTDAATVLRACGVDQDKLKRDLAEFLDKDLAGLVTERTGDPKPTAGFQRVVQRAAIHVQSSGRDEVSGANVLVALFSERESHAVYFLQLQDMTRLDAVNFISHGIAKAPGRSANRPVTGSAPNTPPEEPGVEKEEKPQGRRGQDALSNYCVNLNKKAQQGKIDPLIGRDSEIERTIQILCRRTKNNPLYVGDPGVGKTAIAEGLAKRIIEGDVPEVLLKSTIYALDMGALLAGTRYRGDFEERLKAVVNELEQQPGSILFIDEIHTVIGAGATSGGAMDASNLLKPALAQGTLRCVGSTTYKEYRQHFEKDRALVRRFQKIDVNEPSVEDAVKILTGLKTNYEKHHKVKYTPEAIRAAVELSSKYIHDRKLPDKAIDVIDEVGASRMLLPENKRRKTVTLKDVEEIVAKIARIPPKSVSSDDKETLRTLERDLKSMVFGQDKAIEALSAAIKLARAGLRDPEKPIGNYLFSGPTGVGKTEVARQLAKTLGIELIRFDMSEYMERHSISRLIGAPPGYVGFDQGGLLTDSIDQHPHAVLLLDEIEKAHQELYNILLQVMDHGKLTDHNGKTVDFRNVILIMTTNAGASDMAKPGIGFGNQVRKGEDEEAVKRLFTPEFRNRLDAVVPFAALSAEIVGSVVEKFVMQLEAQLADRNVTIELSSGAKEWLAEKGYDPLYGARPLARVIQEYVKKPLAEELLFGKLSKGGSVKVGIKDGELTFEFQEAVAGALPKPDGDGESEKEPEVAD; encoded by the coding sequence ATGCTGTCCCGCAACCTTGAGCAGACGCTCCATCGCGCGCTGGCGCTCGCTAACGATCGCCGCCACGAATACGCCACGCTCGAACACCTTCTTCTCGCCCTTGTCGATGACACCGACGCCGCCACCGTGCTGCGCGCCTGCGGCGTCGATCAGGACAAGCTGAAGCGCGACCTGGCCGAGTTCCTGGACAAGGACCTGGCCGGCCTCGTCACCGAACGCACGGGCGACCCGAAGCCGACCGCCGGCTTCCAGCGCGTCGTTCAGCGGGCTGCCATCCATGTCCAATCCTCGGGCCGGGACGAGGTATCGGGGGCCAATGTCCTCGTCGCCCTGTTCAGCGAGCGTGAGAGCCACGCCGTCTATTTCCTGCAGTTGCAGGACATGACGCGGCTGGATGCCGTCAACTTCATCAGCCATGGCATCGCAAAGGCGCCGGGGCGTTCCGCCAATCGCCCCGTCACCGGCTCGGCGCCCAATACCCCTCCAGAGGAGCCGGGCGTGGAGAAGGAGGAAAAGCCTCAGGGCCGCCGTGGTCAGGACGCGTTGTCCAACTACTGCGTGAACCTGAACAAGAAGGCCCAGCAGGGCAAGATCGATCCGCTCATCGGCCGCGACAGCGAGATCGAGCGGACGATCCAGATCCTGTGCCGCCGCACCAAGAACAACCCGCTCTATGTGGGTGATCCTGGCGTGGGCAAGACCGCCATCGCCGAAGGGCTGGCCAAGCGGATCATCGAGGGCGACGTGCCCGAGGTGCTGCTGAAGTCCACCATCTACGCGCTGGACATGGGCGCACTGCTGGCCGGCACCCGCTACCGTGGCGACTTCGAGGAGCGGCTGAAGGCCGTGGTCAACGAGCTGGAGCAGCAGCCCGGCTCCATCCTGTTCATCGACGAGATCCACACCGTGATCGGTGCGGGCGCGACGTCGGGCGGCGCGATGGATGCCTCGAACCTGCTGAAGCCCGCGCTCGCCCAGGGCACGCTGCGCTGCGTCGGCTCCACCACCTATAAGGAGTATCGGCAGCACTTCGAGAAGGACCGCGCCCTGGTCCGCCGCTTCCAGAAGATCGACGTCAACGAGCCGTCGGTCGAGGATGCGGTGAAGATCCTGACCGGCCTCAAGACCAATTACGAGAAGCACCACAAGGTCAAGTACACGCCCGAGGCCATCCGGGCGGCGGTGGAGCTCTCCTCCAAATACATCCATGACCGGAAGCTGCCGGACAAGGCGATCGATGTGATCGACGAGGTCGGTGCTTCCCGGATGCTGCTGCCGGAGAACAAGCGCCGTAAGACCGTGACGCTGAAGGATGTGGAGGAGATCGTGGCGAAGATCGCCCGCATCCCACCCAAGTCCGTCTCGTCCGACGACAAGGAGACGCTCCGCACGCTGGAGCGCGACCTGAAGTCCATGGTCTTCGGGCAGGACAAGGCGATCGAGGCGCTCTCCGCCGCGATCAAGCTGGCCCGCGCCGGCCTGCGCGATCCGGAAAAGCCGATCGGCAACTACCTCTTCTCCGGCCCCACCGGCGTCGGCAAGACGGAGGTGGCCCGCCAGCTCGCCAAGACGCTGGGGATCGAGCTGATCCGCTTCGACATGTCCGAATACATGGAGCGGCACAGCATCTCCCGCCTGATCGGCGCCCCCCCGGGCTATGTGGGCTTCGACCAGGGCGGTCTGCTGACCGACAGCATCGACCAGCATCCGCATGCCGTGCTGCTGCTCGATGAGATCGAGAAGGCGCATCAGGAACTCTACAATATCCTGCTGCAGGTGATGGACCACGGGAAGCTGACGGACCACAACGGCAAGACCGTCGACTTCCGCAACGTGATCCTGATCATGACCACCAATGCCGGGGCCTCCGACATGGCCAAGCCCGGCATCGGCTTCGGCAACCAGGTCCGCAAGGGCGAGGATGAAGAAGCGGTGAAGCGGCTGTTCACGCCGGAGTTCCGCAACCGCCTGGACGCCGTGGTGCCCTTCGCGGCGCTGTCGGCGGAAATCGTGGGCAGCGTGGTCGAGAAGTTCGTGATGCAGCTGGAAGCCCAGCTCGCGGACCGCAATGTGACGATCGAGCTGTCCTCGGGCGCCAAGGAATGGCTGGCCGAGAAGGGCTACGACCCCCTGTATGGCGCGCGGCCGCTGGCCCGGGTCATCCAGGAATACGTCAAGAAGCCGCTGGCCGAGGAATTGCTCTTCGGCAAGCTGTCGAAGGGCGGTTCGGTCAAGGTCGGCATCAAGGATGGCGAACTGACCTTCGAGTTCCAGGAGGCCGTGGCCGGTGCTCTGCCCAAGCCCGATGGGGATGGGGAGAGCGAGAAGGAACCGGAAGTGGCCGACTGA
- a CDS encoding phasin family protein, with protein MSGTTNVTKLTGEAAKLTARTVRKVADQNAAQVEKTLKTSPAKTDTALEQIPPMDQITQTTDNLYKSAEDAVEFNRGNLEAFTKATQTYMTGLQDLSRQAFALAQGMGEQAVENAKALATVKSLKEATELNGTFMRSAMEKSVSETTKLNEAAFKLAEQTTAPLAARWTMALEKFAKPSFRV; from the coding sequence ATGTCAGGCACGACCAATGTGACCAAGCTGACGGGTGAAGCCGCAAAACTCACCGCGCGGACGGTTCGCAAGGTGGCCGACCAGAACGCGGCGCAGGTTGAGAAGACACTCAAGACCAGCCCGGCGAAAACCGACACGGCTTTGGAGCAGATTCCCCCTATGGACCAGATCACCCAGACTACCGACAACCTCTACAAGAGCGCTGAAGACGCGGTGGAGTTCAACCGCGGCAATTTGGAGGCCTTTACCAAGGCCACCCAGACCTACATGACGGGCCTGCAGGATCTCAGCCGCCAGGCCTTCGCCCTCGCGCAGGGTATGGGGGAGCAAGCGGTCGAGAACGCCAAGGCGCTGGCCACGGTCAAGAGCCTGAAGGAAGCCACTGAGCTGAACGGCACCTTCATGCGCTCCGCCATGGAGAAGTCCGTGAGCGAGACCACCAAGCTGAACGAGGCCGCTTTCAAGCTGGCCGAGCAGACCACCGCCCCGCTGGCCGCCCGCTGGACGATGGCGCTGGAGAAGTTCGCCAAGCCGTCCTTCCGCGTCTGA
- a CDS encoding D-alanyl-D-alanine carboxypeptidase family protein has translation MNLLWAMGRAVRGVSRQRLAGMAGVALLLGMLPGAASAQVGSARYSAVVMEPRSGNLLIANSPDELRHPASLTKMMTLYMLFDAMRAGYISLDTPLVMTPTAASRPPSKLGLPVGRSITVEQGIYALVTKSANDVASLIGETLGGGDEYRFAQMMTLRARAIGMTRTTFRNASGLPDIEQVTTARDMATLGRRLQHDFPDRYHYFGTRQVRLGSISLRNHNRMLESYEGTDGIKTGYIDASGFNIVTSAKRENVRLIAAVFGGSSWTERDRQTALLLDQGFVQMGVNGSGRAPLVASQTGRAAVVAAAAGTTAAIARRRGRAPVMVSQAAAAPVPQRAGRVRLVSTGMAAPVRPVAVPTARVSRPAARPQPSRQRVAVQARATTRRVVEQGDGGPARATARAQRTPVRVAARAPARASAPVRRPAPR, from the coding sequence ATGAATCTGCTTTGGGCCATGGGGAGGGCCGTCCGCGGCGTGTCGCGGCAACGGCTTGCGGGGATGGCCGGTGTCGCGCTGCTGCTGGGGATGCTTCCGGGGGCGGCCTCGGCGCAGGTAGGCAGCGCGCGCTACTCGGCTGTGGTGATGGAGCCGCGGAGCGGCAACCTGCTGATCGCCAACAGTCCGGACGAGCTGCGCCATCCGGCTTCGCTGACCAAGATGATGACGCTGTACATGCTGTTCGACGCGATGCGCGCCGGATACATCAGCCTGGACACGCCCTTGGTCATGACGCCGACGGCGGCCAGCCGGCCGCCATCCAAGCTGGGCCTGCCGGTCGGGCGTAGCATCACGGTCGAGCAGGGGATCTATGCCCTGGTCACCAAGTCGGCCAATGATGTCGCCTCGCTGATCGGCGAGACGCTGGGGGGAGGGGACGAGTATCGCTTTGCCCAGATGATGACGCTGCGAGCGCGTGCCATCGGCATGACCCGCACGACTTTCCGCAATGCCTCGGGCCTGCCGGATATCGAGCAGGTGACGACGGCCCGCGACATGGCGACGCTGGGGCGCCGGCTGCAGCACGACTTCCCCGACCGCTATCATTATTTCGGCACGAGGCAGGTCCGCCTCGGCTCCATCAGCCTTCGCAACCATAACCGGATGCTGGAGAGCTATGAGGGCACCGATGGCATCAAGACCGGCTATATCGACGCCTCGGGCTTCAATATCGTTACCAGCGCGAAGCGGGAGAATGTCCGGCTGATCGCCGCCGTCTTCGGTGGCAGTTCCTGGACCGAGCGTGACCGCCAGACCGCCCTGCTGCTGGACCAGGGCTTTGTCCAGATGGGCGTGAACGGCAGCGGCCGAGCGCCGCTGGTGGCGAGCCAGACGGGCCGGGCCGCCGTGGTCGCCGCCGCGGCCGGCACGACCGCCGCCATCGCACGCCGCCGGGGCCGGGCGCCGGTCATGGTGTCTCAGGCCGCGGCGGCGCCGGTGCCGCAGCGTGCCGGCCGGGTCCGCCTGGTCTCGACCGGCATGGCCGCGCCCGTACGCCCGGTGGCGGTGCCAACGGCGCGGGTCAGCCGGCCGGCGGCGCGGCCGCAGCCCAGCCGCCAGCGTGTCGCCGTGCAGGCCCGCGCCACCACCCGGCGGGTGGTGGAGCAGGGGGATGGCGGACCCGCCCGCGCCACGGCCCGCGCGCAGCGTACGCCGGTGCGGGTCGCGGCCCGCGCGCCCGCGCGTGCCTCGGCGCCCGTCCGCAGGCCGGCGCCCCGCTGA
- a CDS encoding EF-hand domain-containing protein, translating to MKSILALGLFGAALAATSLPALAQPQRGPDRMQTQLFQQADADRDGKVTQQEAMDFLAARFADADTERDGRLTPQELEAYMNAQRAAMRPDGARREPPQRARQGMAERHARIFRMIDANRDGAVTLEELRPVAGAFFRAADANGDGALQPDELRGPRPRQR from the coding sequence ATGAAATCCATCCTGGCCCTTGGCCTCTTCGGTGCCGCCCTTGCGGCCACGAGTCTGCCCGCCCTGGCACAGCCGCAGCGCGGGCCGGACCGGATGCAGACACAGCTCTTTCAACAGGCGGATGCCGACCGGGACGGCAAGGTCACGCAGCAGGAGGCCATGGACTTCCTCGCCGCCCGCTTCGCCGATGCCGATACCGAGCGGGACGGCCGCCTGACGCCGCAGGAGCTGGAGGCATATATGAACGCCCAGCGGGCTGCGATGCGGCCCGACGGCGCCCGGCGGGAGCCGCCGCAGCGGGCCCGGCAGGGCATGGCGGAGCGGCATGCCCGCATCTTCCGGATGATCGATGCCAATCGTGATGGCGCGGTAACGCTGGAGGAACTGCGGCCGGTAGCCGGCGCGTTCTTCCGCGCGGCCGATGCCAATGGTGACGGTGCCCTGCAGCCCGACGAACTGCGCGGCCCGCGCCCCCGCCAGCGTTAA
- the clpS gene encoding ATP-dependent Clp protease adapter ClpS, which produces MTDQDKRQVRYRSGPGEHEPFPVGGTHGGPGPNEPGQGDGVDAPPPGGGDGTNTGVAVRARPKTRKPAMYKVLMLNDDYTPMEFVVHVLERFFQKNREEATRIMLHVHRRGVGVCGVFTYEVAETKVTQVMDLARQNQHPLQCTIEKE; this is translated from the coding sequence ATGACCGATCAGGACAAGCGCCAAGTCCGGTATCGGAGCGGACCGGGCGAACATGAACCCTTTCCCGTCGGGGGCACCCATGGCGGCCCCGGCCCGAACGAGCCTGGGCAGGGCGATGGCGTGGATGCGCCGCCGCCCGGCGGCGGAGATGGCACCAATACCGGCGTGGCGGTGCGCGCGCGTCCCAAGACGCGCAAGCCCGCGATGTATAAGGTATTGATGTTGAACGACGATTACACGCCGATGGAGTTCGTCGTGCATGTGTTGGAACGCTTCTTCCAGAAGAACCGGGAAGAGGCCACCCGCATCATGCTGCATGTCCACCGGCGCGGCGTCGGCGTCTGCGGGGTCTTTACGTATGAGGTCGCCGAAACCAAGGTGACTCAGGTGATGGATCTGGCCCGCCAGAACCAGCACCCACTACAATGCACTATTGAGAAAGAATGA
- the gph gene encoding phosphoglycolate phosphatase (PGP is an essential enzyme in the glycolate salvage pathway in higher organisms (photorespiration in plants). Phosphoglycolate results from the oxidase activity of RubisCO in the Calvin cycle when concentrations of carbon dioxide are low relative to oxygen. This enzyme is a member of the Haloacid Dehalogenase (HAD) superfamily of aspartate-nucleophile hydrolase enzymes (PF00702).), with protein sequence MQPTAIFDLDGTLVDSVPDIHAALNRLMAARGLPPFTLQEVVGFIGDGVPTLLARAFTARDREPDAAALPDFLADYEASAAVHTRPFDGIPTVLETLRQQGWLMAVCTNKPAAAAHILLDALGLSGLFAAVGGGDSFPTRKPDPAHLLATLKAAGGDPARAVMIGDHHNDIAAARGAGVPAIFVSWGYGPRASADGAPVAERPAELPALLAGLLPAAAGPTSIR encoded by the coding sequence ATGCAACCGACCGCCATCTTCGACCTTGACGGCACGCTGGTGGACAGCGTCCCCGATATCCACGCCGCCCTGAACCGCCTGATGGCGGCGCGCGGCCTGCCGCCCTTCACCTTGCAGGAGGTGGTGGGCTTCATCGGCGATGGTGTGCCGACCCTGCTGGCCCGCGCCTTCACCGCCCGGGACCGCGAGCCGGACGCGGCGGCGCTGCCGGACTTCCTGGCGGATTACGAGGCCAGCGCCGCCGTGCATACCCGCCCCTTCGACGGCATCCCGACGGTGCTGGAGACGCTGCGGCAGCAGGGCTGGCTCATGGCGGTCTGCACCAACAAGCCGGCGGCGGCCGCGCATATCCTGCTCGATGCGCTCGGCCTTTCCGGACTCTTCGCGGCCGTCGGGGGCGGCGACAGCTTCCCCACCCGCAAACCCGACCCGGCGCATCTGCTGGCGACGCTGAAGGCCGCCGGCGGAGACCCTGCCCGTGCCGTGATGATCGGCGACCATCATAATGACATCGCCGCCGCGCGCGGTGCCGGCGTGCCGGCGATTTTCGTATCCTGGGGCTATGGTCCGCGCGCCTCCGCCGATGGCGCGCCGGTCGCCGAGCGGCCCGCGGAGCTGCCGGCACTGCTGGCGGGGCTGCTGCCCGCCGCGGCCGGCCCGACCTCCATCAGATAG
- the greB gene encoding transcription elongation factor GreB, which translates to MAAIDQDDEDDSPPGLPAGTPFYMTPSGHAALQDELRQLWSVERPKVVEIVSWAASLGDRSENADYQYGKRRLREIDRRVRFLRKRLENSSVVDPAAQTRRDQVFFGATVTYVREDDSEVTVTIVGADEADAEQGRISWLSPVARALLRGRVGDAVKLRLPGGVEEIEILSISYPRPASAG; encoded by the coding sequence ATGGCCGCCATTGACCAGGATGACGAGGACGATTCGCCCCCAGGCTTACCTGCGGGGACCCCTTTCTACATGACGCCATCGGGCCATGCTGCCTTGCAGGATGAATTACGGCAGCTCTGGAGTGTCGAAAGGCCCAAGGTGGTAGAGATTGTTTCATGGGCGGCAAGTCTTGGCGACCGCAGCGAGAATGCTGATTACCAGTATGGCAAGCGCCGACTGCGGGAGATTGACCGTCGCGTGCGATTCCTTCGCAAGCGTCTGGAGAATTCTTCTGTCGTGGACCCGGCGGCGCAGACAAGGCGGGACCAGGTCTTCTTCGGCGCCACCGTCACCTATGTGCGGGAAGATGATTCCGAGGTGACGGTCACCATCGTCGGGGCCGATGAGGCGGATGCCGAGCAGGGCCGCATCTCCTGGCTCTCCCCGGTGGCGCGGGCGCTGCTGCGGGGCCGCGTGGGCGATGCCGTGAAGCTGCGCCTGCCCGGCGGGGTGGAGGAGATCGAAATCCTCTCGATCTCCTATCCCCGTCCTGCTTCAGCCGGCTGA
- a CDS encoding DUF3108 domain-containing protein — translation MAASLALFSALSAPAMAEPIRAVYSVRGGGMQVLRVEAIFDLDSPGRYSIRAAWRSTGLVRLFGSAAFQGLAEGRWAGLEPRPVRYAVEGQWRGEPRHTVLDYPGGQPVLRARLPQQEPEREPVPPEMTRDTIDQFAAVAQLVRTVAQTGRCDGEASIYDGVRRVEMRARTAGRDRLFPWSTAWHGEAARCAFVGQQIAGFRRSDTRAREPQEGIAWLAPPRPGDVPIPVRMEIPSRLLGSLTVYLMEVGPAAAGSSPASSAGSSAGRSATGAPSAEARGP, via the coding sequence ATGGCTGCCTCACTGGCTCTCTTCTCGGCCCTGTCCGCGCCGGCCATGGCCGAGCCGATCAGGGCTGTCTACAGCGTGCGTGGCGGCGGCATGCAGGTGCTGCGGGTGGAGGCGATCTTCGACCTCGACAGCCCCGGCCGCTACAGCATCCGTGCCGCCTGGCGCTCCACCGGCCTGGTCCGCCTCTTCGGCAGTGCCGCGTTCCAGGGCCTGGCGGAAGGCCGGTGGGCGGGGCTGGAACCACGGCCAGTCCGCTATGCCGTCGAAGGTCAGTGGCGCGGGGAGCCGCGGCACACCGTGCTCGATTATCCGGGCGGTCAGCCGGTCCTGCGCGCGCGCCTGCCGCAGCAGGAGCCGGAGCGCGAGCCGGTGCCGCCGGAGATGACGCGCGATACCATCGACCAGTTCGCCGCCGTCGCGCAGCTGGTGCGGACGGTGGCGCAGACCGGCCGCTGCGACGGCGAGGCATCCATCTATGACGGTGTGCGGCGGGTGGAGATGCGGGCGCGGACGGCCGGGCGGGACCGTCTCTTCCCCTGGAGCACCGCCTGGCATGGAGAGGCGGCGCGCTGCGCCTTCGTCGGCCAGCAGATCGCCGGCTTCAGGCGGAGTGACACGCGGGCGCGGGAACCGCAGGAGGGTATCGCCTGGCTGGCGCCGCCCCGCCCGGGCGATGTGCCGATCCCCGTGCGGATGGAAATACCCAGCCGCCTTCTGGGCTCGCTCACCGTCTATCTGATGGAGGTCGGGCCGGCCGCGGCGGGCAGCAGCCCCGCCAGCAGTGCCGGCAGCTCCGCGGGCCGCTCGGCGACCGGCGCGCCATCGGCGGAGGCGCGCGGACCATAG
- the glmU gene encoding bifunctional UDP-N-acetylglucosamine diphosphorylase/glucosamine-1-phosphate N-acetyltransferase GlmU, which yields MQAAAILLAAGLGTRMRSSLPKAMHGLAGRPMLNHLIAACEGVFDRVVVVVGPDMPMLERAAAPHPTVVQAERLGTGHAALQAAPLLEGFEGDVAVLYADNPLITTETLSRLRAARAEAGLALLAMRPADPGRYGRVVQDAAGNVLRIVEYADASESERDIGLCNAGVLCAPAQDLFRWLRNVRNDNRASEYYLTDIVPLAVNDGARVRAVEAPEAELRGINSRAELAAAEAEVQARLRQAAMAGGATLVQPESVVFSHDTVLGQDVTVEPNVVFAPGVRVEDGATIRAFSHLEGCVVRGGAVVGPYARLRPGTDVGPQAHVGNFVELKNTVLGAGAKANHLTYLGDADIGPKSNIGAGTITCNYDGFQKSRTSIGAGVFVGSDSVLVAPVRIGDGAFTAAGSVITRDVTADAMAFGRARQTEKPGAAAAFRAMRQDRKKS from the coding sequence ATGCAAGCTGCCGCCATCCTCCTCGCCGCCGGTCTCGGCACCCGTATGCGCTCCAGCCTTCCCAAGGCCATGCACGGGCTGGCGGGGCGCCCCATGCTCAACCACCTCATCGCCGCCTGCGAAGGCGTCTTCGACCGTGTGGTGGTCGTGGTCGGGCCTGATATGCCGATGCTGGAGCGCGCCGCCGCCCCGCACCCCACGGTGGTGCAGGCCGAGCGCCTGGGCACCGGCCATGCCGCCCTCCAGGCCGCGCCGCTGCTGGAAGGCTTCGAGGGCGATGTGGCGGTGCTCTATGCCGATAATCCGCTGATCACGACGGAGACGCTGTCCCGCCTGCGCGCCGCGCGGGCCGAGGCCGGGCTGGCCCTGCTGGCGATGCGCCCGGCCGACCCCGGCCGTTATGGCCGGGTGGTGCAGGACGCGGCCGGCAATGTGCTGCGTATCGTCGAATATGCCGATGCCTCGGAATCGGAGCGGGACATCGGCCTCTGCAATGCTGGCGTGCTCTGCGCGCCCGCGCAGGATCTGTTCCGCTGGCTGCGGAATGTACGGAATGACAACCGGGCCAGCGAATACTACCTGACGGATATCGTCCCGCTGGCGGTGAATGATGGTGCCCGCGTGCGCGCGGTTGAGGCGCCGGAGGCCGAGTTGCGCGGCATCAACAGCCGCGCCGAGCTGGCTGCGGCGGAGGCCGAGGTGCAGGCCCGGCTGCGGCAGGCCGCCATGGCCGGCGGCGCCACCCTGGTGCAGCCGGAGAGCGTGGTCTTCAGCCATGACACCGTGCTGGGTCAGGATGTGACGGTGGAGCCGAACGTGGTTTTTGCCCCTGGCGTGCGGGTGGAGGATGGCGCGACCATCCGCGCCTTCAGCCATCTGGAGGGTTGCGTGGTGCGTGGCGGTGCTGTCGTCGGCCCCTATGCGCGGCTGCGGCCAGGCACTGATGTCGGACCCCAGGCTCATGTCGGCAATTTCGTCGAGTTGAAGAATACCGTGCTGGGGGCGGGGGCGAAGGCCAACCACCTGACCTATCTGGGCGATGCCGATATCGGGCCGAAGTCGAATATCGGAGCTGGCACAATTACCTGTAATTACGACGGATTCCAGAAGTCCCGGACCAGCATCGGCGCGGGGGTCTTCGTGGGATCGGACAGTGTGCTGGTGGCGCCGGTGCGGATCGGGGACGGAGCCTTTACCGCCGCTGGCTCGGTGATCACCAGGGATGTGACGGCCGATGCCATGGCCTTCGGGCGGGCGCGGCAGACGGAAAAACCGGGCGCGGCCGCGGCATTCCGCGCCATGCGGCAGGACAGGAAGAAAAGCTGA
- a CDS encoding sensor histidine kinase, whose translation MNGGLLTPSPWRRIAQYLPMVLLLLALLLMLRQIVENEASEARLQRLEGGLQTQEELVGTLRRLPPLGQARQDEAPGLAVLQQGLTELRKLAELEPAIRPQHRILLAALGLRNGPAGPPDRLPTTRPPARTVEAASLSLQDMGLSLQREITAQRRRLHDRWRYTAMGALTCGMLGVGLLVARLRSARRRDHGHAWRAALASAQVSAFYKAAPVGMVLLDDQFQIIEANPSFAALVKEPAELLAGRPFAEVMPDLSQPLMPLLKLAQSRAEPVPGQDIPVDPRSGGLPLQYAVAAEPVQVPGGPIFLSLVIMDVTDRAAAEAWRGEVMAELNHRVKNTLATVQSLAAQTLRGAAHDPSRFAADFSARLGALSRSHEVIAASGWSGITVEQTVHAALSPWLPSGGLTVVGPAGLPLRAAQAQAIVLGLSELAANAQRHGALGSGGRVTLSWDTLPDGMVRLIWQERGGAAPPVAPPQRGFGLRFLERGLPHDLGPDAFASTRFDGAGFCYEVSFLPHGASRSGDTKSTAAA comes from the coding sequence ATGAACGGTGGCCTGCTTACCCCTTCTCCCTGGCGGCGGATCGCCCAGTATCTGCCGATGGTGCTTCTGCTCCTCGCGCTGCTGCTGATGCTCCGGCAGATCGTGGAGAACGAGGCCAGCGAAGCCCGGCTGCAGCGCCTAGAAGGCGGGTTGCAGACGCAGGAAGAATTGGTCGGCACCCTGCGGCGCCTGCCGCCGCTGGGGCAGGCTCGCCAGGACGAGGCGCCGGGCCTGGCGGTGCTGCAGCAAGGCCTGACCGAATTGCGGAAGCTGGCGGAGCTGGAGCCAGCCATCCGGCCGCAGCACCGCATCCTGCTGGCGGCGCTGGGGTTGCGGAACGGCCCGGCCGGACCGCCGGACCGCCTGCCCACCACGCGTCCGCCCGCTCGGACCGTCGAGGCGGCGAGCCTGAGCCTGCAGGATATGGGCCTGAGCCTGCAGCGGGAGATCACGGCGCAGAGGCGTCGGCTGCATGACCGCTGGCGCTATACCGCCATGGGCGCGCTGACCTGCGGCATGTTAGGCGTCGGTCTCCTGGTCGCGCGGCTGCGGAGCGCGCGGCGGCGGGATCACGGCCACGCCTGGCGCGCGGCCCTGGCCTCGGCGCAGGTTTCCGCTTTCTACAAGGCGGCCCCGGTCGGCATGGTCCTGCTGGACGATCAGTTCCAGATCATCGAAGCCAATCCCAGCTTCGCCGCCCTGGTCAAGGAGCCGGCCGAGCTGCTGGCGGGGCGCCCCTTCGCCGAGGTCATGCCGGATCTGTCGCAGCCGCTGATGCCGCTGCTGAAGCTGGCACAAAGCAGGGCCGAGCCCGTTCCCGGCCAGGATATCCCCGTCGATCCCCGCAGCGGCGGCCTTCCGCTCCAGTATGCCGTGGCGGCCGAGCCGGTCCAGGTGCCGGGCGGCCCCATTTTCCTGTCCCTGGTGATCATGGATGTCACCGACCGCGCCGCAGCCGAGGCCTGGCGGGGCGAGGTGATGGCCGAGCTGAACCACCGGGTGAAGAATACGCTGGCCACGGTGCAGTCCCTGGCCGCGCAGACGCTGCGTGGCGCGGCGCATGATCCCAGCCGCTTCGCCGCCGATTTCAGTGCGAGACTCGGTGCGCTCTCCCGCTCCCATGAGGTCATCGCCGCCAGTGGCTGGAGCGGCATCACGGTCGAGCAGACGGTGCATGCCGCGCTCTCGCCCTGGCTGCCCTCGGGTGGGTTGACGGTCGTGGGGCCGGCGGGATTGCCGCTGCGGGCCGCGCAGGCCCAGGCCATCGTGCTCGGCCTTTCCGAACTGGCGGCCAATGCCCAGCGCCATGGCGCCCTCGGCTCCGGTGGCCGGGTGACTTTGTCCTGGGATACGCTGCCGGATGGCATGGTGCGCCTGATCTGGCAGGAGCGGGGTGGGGCCGCTCCGCCCGTGGCGCCGCCGCAGCGGGGCTTTGGCCTGCGCTTCCTGGAGCGGGGCCTGCCGCATGACCTGGGACCGGATGCCTTCGCCAGCACGCGCTTCGATGGCGCGGGCTTCTGCTACGAAGTCTCCTTTCTGCCGCACGGCGCTTCCCGCTCCGGCGACACCAAGAGCACCGCGGCGGCCTGA